The nucleotide sequence AGTGGCGAGACCCTACAGGAAACTCACTGGATGGAGTCACTGCATGTGAGAGAAGTGACAGGGAGCTCACAGATATCCCTGAGCACCAGAGACCTATGAGAGCAGAGATAACCTTccagagtaataacagtgatcaaatgacttctgacctcACCCAGATTGACCTGAGAGAAATGAGACCCATTCAAAATAATAACAGTAATCAAATGACTTCTGCCCTCCGGCAGAGAgatgaggaagggaagaaatcctttgctaggaaatgtcattttgtattGCACCAGAAAACTCATTCAGGAGCGAGACCTGTTTCATGTTCTCAGTGTGGAAAATTTTTCAAACAGAAGTTAACCCTGAaattacaccagagaatccacattCAGGGGAACACTTTCACTTGTATTGAatgtaagaaaaacatttttagcagGGAATCTTTAATAATACACCAAAGAACGCACACAGGTAAGAGATCCTCATCTTGCCCTCAAGATGGAGAAGCTTACAGCTCCGAGTTCTGTTTATTAAATCCCCAGAAaatggagaaagaagagagaacattttcatcttctgaaagaggagaaaacaTCATTCAAAAGCAAGACCTAATCATAAATGAAAAatcacagagagaagaaaaattatTCATGTGTACTGATGGTGACAGAAACTTCAATGAGAGAGAAATGTTCACAGGAGAACTAAAATTCCAAACAGGGGAGAGAGCAGTTTCAACTAGTGAAGGCAATAAAATCTTATGTGATGAGAAAGTTtcttcaagaaatggaaaaaagcaTGATGAgcaaccattgtcttgctttcaGGCTGAAAAATATTTCAATAGGAAGGCAACCATCCCACAGCAGAGGAAAATGCCCAAATCAGAAAGTCAATATATATGTACTGAGTGTAGTAAAAGCTACAAGCAAAAGTATAATCTCAtaatccaccagagaatccacactggagagaaaccatttacatgtcaTGAGTGTGGTGAACGCTTTAGTGCAAAGGACAGACTCAAAGACCATCAGAGACTCCACACTGGAGTAAAACCATAtacatgttctgagtgtggtaaaagcttcaggcaGAAGCATGATCTCACAATTCacaagagaatccacacaggagagaaaccatttgcatgcactgattgtaataaatgttttaagtCAAAGGGAGAAATCAAAatccatcagagaatccacactggagtaaaaccatatacatgtactgagtgtggtaaaagcttcaggcaGAACCATGATCTCACAATTCACAAGAGAacccacactggagagaaaccatttacatgtactgagtgtggtaaaagcttcaggcgGAAGCCTGATCTCACAATTCacaagagaatccacacaggagagaaaccatttacatgtctTGAGTGTGGTGAAAGCTTTAGTGCAAAGGACAGACTCAAAGACCATCAGAGACTCCACACTGGAGTAAAACCatatacatgtactgagtgtggtaaaagcttcaggcaGAAGCATGATATCACAATTCacaagagaatccacacaggagagaaaccatttgcatgcactgattgtgataaatgcttTAAGTCAAAGGGAGAAATCAAaatgcatcagagaatccacactcgAGTAAAACCAtatacatgtagtgagtgtggtaaaagcttcaggcaGAAGCATTATCTCACAATTCacaagagaatccacacaggagagaaaccatttgcgtgctctgattgtgataaatgcttTAAGACAAAGGAAGAAATGAaaatccaccagagaatccacactggagagaaacgaTTTACATGtattgagtgtggtaaaagcttcggGCAGAACCAAAATCTCATAatgcaccagagaatccacactggagagaaaccatttacatgtactgagtgtggtaaaagcttcacaCAAAAGTGTAATCTCATAATCCACCAGAGACTCCACACTGGAGTAAAACCatatacatgtactgagtgtggtaaaagcttcaggcaGAAGCATGATATCACAATTCacaagagaatccacacaggagagaaaccatttgcatgcactgattgtgataaatgcttTAAGTCAAAGGGAGAAATCAAAatccatcagagaatccacactggagtaaaaccatatacatgtagtgagtgtggtaaaagcttcacaCAAAAGTGTAATCTCAtaatccaccagagaatccacactggagagaaaccatttacatgtacctagtgtggtaaaagcttcacgCAAAAGCGTAATTTCAtaatccaccagagaatccacactcgGGAGAAACGAAGCTGGCATCTCGTGATTCACAAGAGAATCCACACATgagagaaaccatttgcatgctctgattgtgataaatgcttTAAGACAAAGGAAGAAATCAAaatgcatcagagaatccacactggagtaaaaccatatacatgtactgagtgtggtaaaagcttcagacAGAAGATATCTCTCATatggcatcagagaatccacattGGAGTGAAACCAAGTCCTTGTACTTTGTTCTGAAGTTTTTACCTCACAAAGGACAAACTTTCAAGTCACCTGAGAAGGCACACAGGAGTCTAATGAATTCACTCAGTCTCCTATAGAAATTGAAATTGTAGACTGGACTGATAAGGATCTTAAATAATTGGAAGCAAGAAGAATGAAATTTCCTCTGCGCTCAGGCAGGCCGATCTGggcgagtgggttatgcacctctaccagcagatggaaatggattaaaagctgacatcacataGAAAGCCAGAATTGGCCTCACGACGCTAATGCGCCCACTTCCCGAAGGAGGGCTAACATGTCCCAATATTCATTGATATAATATAGTTATCTGTTATGTCATATTCGGGATTGGCTGGGCAATACGGAGGTTCTAATTCCGAAAAATCTACTCCGAGACTGGTGCGCCCCATTGGACTTGGGTAACCTTCTGATAGCTCCCAAGTCCTCTCTTCCAGCACACAACCAAAACTTTCCCTATTTTATAGCCTGTTGCACAGCATGGAAACGCCTATGCTCGCAGCTGCGTCTGTCATGGCGGACATTGATCTTTGCACCTATTGTGGGACTTCCAACAAAACTCGGCGTTCCTCCTCTGGAAAGAAGCAGGCCTTACCCATGTCTCCCAATTACTCGATGCCTCTGGATCTCAGCTCTGTACCTTCACAGACCTATTTTGAGATTTTGCGGAGAAGTTTTTTCACATATCTCCAAATAAGacgcattcctttttttttttttttttgtaatttaaactttatttgaGAAAGAGTAAGCAGAATATACAGTACaacaaagaacaatatgtaacCATAATTGTACAAATATTCACAATCAACAAAAGGAATAAACTGATAAAGCAACTGGATCTCTGTttgcctctttaaatccccccccccccccccctccccccttgggaTCTTACAGAAATTAAGTTCAAGCCGGGTTCTATGAAATGTTATTTGTTACAgaatatattaaattaaaaaaaaaaaacagttcaggcAACCGACTGATTCTGTCTCCAAAGTAAATAAGGATTCTAGATACAGTGAAATAACCCTAGTTGTTTCTGTCTGTGGGCCGTTATTTTACTAAGAGTAAAAAGCGTAGAAACACAGGATTGGATCTTAACCAATGTAGGCAAGGCCATGTCTTTCCAGTGAAAAGCTATTTCACATCGAGCCGCAGTGGCCACTAATTTAATAAATTGCTAAAGCGATCTGTCCCCTTGAGGGCATGCAGAATTCAATAAGGCTACTGAGGGTGTAAGAACAATAGCTGTTTGGGTGATATCTGTTAGCCAGCTGGCCAAGGCCCTCCATAACTGTGTAATAGTTGCATACTCCCACCAAAGGTGGAAGAaagtcccctctccccccacagccctTCCAGCATCTGTCAGGAGTTGCGGGATATATTTTATGCAACCTAATGGGAGTAAAATACAATCTGTATAATAGTTTAAAACTGTTTTCAATAAGCGTAGCAGATGTCAAACCTTTGCTACCGGTAAGGAAAAGTTCATCCCAAAAGTCCTCTCCTTGGGAGGATCCTAGGTCACACTCCCAAGAGTTGATAAATGCCGGTTTTACTTGTAAGCCCTGAACAAGTAATTTATAAATTTTTGACATGAGTCTTTGGACTTTGCTGACttacaataattttcaaataagGTTACTGTTTTAGCTAAATCAAGTTGTATACCAGATGTGCGTAGCTAGCTACTTAGTTGTAAATAATGATATAGTTCAGTCTGTGGTAGTTCAAATCTTAACTGTAAAGTCAGGAACTCTACCCAGTTAGCATTTTCCCATAATTGGCCATAGCTATATATGCCTTTAGCTAGCCAAGATCGAAAAACTGTAGACGCCTTACCCTCTAAAAAATCTTTTTGATAAAATGGGGAAGAATTAACGGAACAAATCTTTTCGCCCTCCAGCATGGGTTTCCATTTGTGCCTAATTTGTAGACTATGTTGAATTGGGGTTGATAAATTGTCCATTTTGGGCCAGAATCTACGGGACTGCCAAAGTAGGTTTGCTAGTGGAGTTGATCCAGAGAGTTCTTTTTCCATGATTGTCCAAGGTTTGCGAGAAGATGTCCTGTGCCAATCTACTACAACCCACAGCTGGGCCATTGCATGGTACCTTAAAAGATTGGGGACAGTAAGACTGCCCCTTTCCTTGGGTTGATATAAAACCTTTTGGGCCACCCTAGGGTGCTTTCCCTGCCATAGAAATTTCCTAATTCTACGCTGCCATTTTAGCAAGATGGCAGTAGGAATATTACAGGGAATAGTTTGGAACAAATAACTAATCCTAGGTAGTATATTCATCTTGAAGTTGGCGATACAGCCCAGccaggagatttatttatttatttatttatttattgttttttgttataccgagtttcgtgacaggcatcacatcaacccggtttacaattaacaaagtgtgtaaaacataacgtaaaacaatgttctcaaaaagaaccttgaactttaaatatcatgaatcagatataggaattgagaaagttacaataaatcagggaaatcaacttggagctggaaaaggggagagattgcacagagcaatattaacatttcagtctattaatgtaatagagtagcatagtgagtaaataagaatatgtgagaaactgtggcaatacctcactatggaacggaacataaataaccaaatgcataaatacgacagtgttatgataaaagttcagcaggtattgatgattgtcaatttaaggttgattgaattgtatttggtccagttattggataagagtttgtgctatttaatggaggaattattcaaggcttggaaatgcttttttgaaaagccaagtttttagtcttttcctaaatgttagagagcatggctcctgtctcaaatctggtgggatagagttccagagagttggacctgctgaagagaaggctctgagactcaatgatttatgttggtaggttttggcctttggtatttggagtgactctttgtagcattccctgatgggtctggcggaagtgtattttttaagatgtggtagCGATTCCATTCTTCCATCTCTCTGTACAGTCTCTTAATAAGAGGTGGATAATTAAGGCTATATACA is from Rhinatrema bivittatum chromosome 2, aRhiBiv1.1, whole genome shotgun sequence and encodes:
- the LOC115083693 gene encoding oocyte zinc finger protein XlCOF6-like isoform X2; the encoded protein is MNVPVGPMDGFVGSETSVMGSRPARVQRSQSVAQTPRLEQDRKDMKTALGVLPSPEPDPSSVQPLAEPPGSEEGAGLALDPLQPRTLGSLWMVLVRLEATMSSKMERIQGEISSLELRSGTQEKEISAQAKRLQALESKVPVMFEDLTVSFSQEEGGCLDEGQKEISRDVKENYETLSSVASNEVIPEEENREEHPIVLALTPRQSRNVCENLSQITDGGDTSQNQQELDKKWRDPTGNSLDGVTACERSDRELTDIPEHQRPMRAEITFQSNNSDQMTSDLTQIDLREMRPIQNNNSNQMTSALRQRDEEGKKSFARKCHFVLHQKTHSGARPVSCSQCGKFFKQKLTLKLHQRIHIQGNTFTCIECKKNIFSRESLIIHQRTHTGKRSSSCPQDGEAYSSEFCLLNPQKMEKEERTFSSSERGENIIQKQDLIINEKSQREEKLFMCTDGDRNFNEREMFTGELKFQTGERAVSTSEGNKILCDEKVSSRNGKKHDEQPLSCFQAEKYFNRKATIPQQRKMPKSESQYICTECSKSYKQKYNLIIHQRIHTGEKPFTCHECGERFSAKDRLKDHQRLHTGVKPYTCSECGKSFRQKHDLTIHKRIHTGEKPFACTDCNKCFKSKGEIKIHQRIHTGVKPYTCTECGKSFRQNHDLTIHKRTHTGEKPFTCTECGKSFRRKPDLTIHKRIHTGEKPFTCLECGESFSAKDRLKDHQRLHTGVKPYTCTECGKSFRQKHDITIHKRIHTGEKPFACTDCDKCFKSKGEIKIHQRIHTGVKPYTCSECGKSFTQKCNLIIHQRIHTGEKPFTCT
- the LOC115083693 gene encoding zinc finger protein 665-like isoform X1; translation: MNVPVGPMDGFVGSETSVMGSRPARVQRSQSVAQTPRLEQDRKDMKTALGVLPSPEPDPSSVQPLAEPPGSEEGAGLALDPLQPRTLGSLWMVLVRLEATMSSKMERIQGEISSLELRSGTQEKEISAQAKRLQALESKVPVMFEDLTVSFSQEEGGCLDEGQKEISRDVKENYETLSSVASNEVIPEEENREEHPIVLALTPRQSRNVCENLSQITDGGDTSQNQQELDKKWRDPTGNSLDGVTACERSDRELTDIPEHQRPMRAEITFQSNNSDQMTSDLTQIDLREMRPIQNNNSNQMTSALRQRDEEGKKSFARKCHFVLHQKTHSGARPVSCSQCGKFFKQKLTLKLHQRIHIQGNTFTCIECKKNIFSRESLIIHQRTHTGKRSSSCPQDGEAYSSEFCLLNPQKMEKEERTFSSSERGENIIQKQDLIINEKSQREEKLFMCTDGDRNFNEREMFTGELKFQTGERAVSTSEGNKILCDEKVSSRNGKKHDEQPLSCFQAEKYFNRKATIPQQRKMPKSESQYICTECSKSYKQKYNLIIHQRIHTGEKPFTCHECGERFSAKDRLKDHQRLHTGVKPYTCSECGKSFRQKHDLTIHKRIHTGEKPFACTDCNKCFKSKGEIKIHQRIHTGVKPYTCTECGKSFRQNHDLTIHKRTHTGEKPFTCTECGKSFRRKPDLTIHKRIHTGEKPFTCLECGESFSAKDRLKDHQRLHTGVKPYTCTECGKSFRQKHDITIHKRIHTGEKPFACTDCDKCFKSKGEIKMHQRIHTRVKPYTCSECGKSFRQKHYLTIHKRIHTGEKPFACSDCDKCFKTKEEMKIHQRIHTGEKRFTCIECGKSFGQNQNLIMHQRIHTGEKPFTCTECGKSFTQKCNLIIHQRLHTGVKPYTCTECGKSFRQKHDITIHKRIHTGEKPFACTDCDKCFKSKGEIKIHQRIHTGVKPYTCSECGKSFTQKCNLIIHQRIHTGEKPFTCT